In one Juglans regia cultivar Chandler chromosome 11, Walnut 2.0, whole genome shotgun sequence genomic region, the following are encoded:
- the LOC108998887 gene encoding ADP-ribosylation factor 1-like has translation MGILFTKMFSSLFGNREARILVLGLDNAGKTTILYRLQMGEVVSTIPTIGFNVETVQYNNIKFQVWDLGGQTSIRPYWRCYFPNTQAIIYVVDSSDTDRLVIAKDEFHAILEEEELRGAVVLIFANKQDLPGALDDAAVTEALELHKIKNRQWAIFKTSAIKGEGLFEGLDWLSNTLKSGSA, from the exons ATGGGTATACTGTTTACGAAAATGTTCTCGTCCCTCTTTGGCAATAGAGAAGCTCGGATTCTCGTTCTTGGCCTCGACAATGCCGGAAAGACTACAATCCTCT ATCGGCTTCAGATGGGGGAGGTTGTGTCCACGATTCCAA CAATTGGATTTAATGTCGAAACGGTGCAGTACAATAACATCAAATTCCAAGTATGGGATCTGG GTGGACAGACAAGTATCAG GCCATATTGGAGATGCTATTTTCCAAATACCCAAGCCATAATTTATGTTGTTGATTCAAGTGACACTGATAGGTTGGTCATAGCGAAAGATGAGTTTCACGCAATCTTGGAG GAAGAAGAATTAAGAGGTGCTGTTGTTCTCATTTTTGCAAACAAGCAG GATCTTCCTGGCGCACTTGATGATGCTGCTGTTACTGAGGCTTTAGAGTTGCACAAGATAAAAAACCGCCAATGGgctattttcaaaacttctgcTATAAAGGGTGAAGGTCTCTTTGAGGGCTTGGACTG GTTGAGTAACACGCTCAAGTCTGGAAGTGCCTAA
- the LOC108998783 gene encoding uncharacterized protein At4g14100-like — protein MKLNLLCLASLIFLFVSSSAELPRSTPTPLPWPEQFHAILFLNLNSTRLQINDLWYDWPKGRNVNIIQRQLGELQYDIEWNNGTSFYYTVGAGGACEVMHFEVGIPRPDFLDGANYLGTKATDGFLCNVWEKVEFIVYYEDVLTRRPVRWDFYDGISTHVLTFEVGAVLQDSVTQAPAYCFDQETKREILESRLI, from the exons atgAAACTCAATCTGCTTTGCTTGGCCTCTCTGATCTTCCTTTTCGTGAGTTCTTCCGCTGAATTGCCTCGTTCCACCCCAACTCCCTTGCCATGGCCCGAGCAATTTCACGCAATTCTCTTCTTGAACTTGAACTCCACTCGCCTCCAAATCAACGACCTCTGGTACGACTGGCCCAAAGGCCGGAACGTGAATATAATTCAGAGGCAACTAGGTGAGCTGCAATATGATATTGAATGGAACAACGGCACTTCGTTCTATTATACTGTAGGTGCGGGCGGGGCATGCGAGGTAATGCATTTCGAGGTGGGTATTCCTCGCCCAGATTTTCTTGATGGGGCTAATTACCTTGGAACTAAGGCCACCGATGGGTTTCTGTGCAACGTTTGGGAGAAGGTGGAATTTATTGTCTACTACGAGGATGTCCTCACGAGGAGGCCAGTTCGGTGGGATTTCTACGATG GGATATCCACACACGTGCTTACGTTCGAGGTTGGTGCGGTACTGCAAGATTCAGTCACCCAAGCACCTGCTTACTGTTTCGATCAGGAAACTAAGAGAGAAATCTTAGAAAGCAGATTAATCTAA
- the LOC108998774 gene encoding probable 1-deoxy-D-xylulose-5-phosphate synthase 2, chloroplastic isoform X2, translated as MSSSVLGTSFIPCFCPQDAHSFPISQSLKTTGRLPRELKLNRTIVAQENNASDDLVNRGQMTRHNRLATKFLNFSEEKPSTPILDTINYPMHMKNLSIEELEVLANELREDIVYTVSKTGGHLSSSLGVAELTVALHHVFNSPEDKIIWDVGHQAYPHKILTGRRSRMHTIRQTCGLAGFPKREESVHDAFGAGHSSTSISAGLGMAVARDLLGKNNHVISVIGDGAMTAGQAYEAMNNAGYLDSNLIIILNDNEQVSLPTATVDGPASPVGALSRSLTRLQSSRKFRQLREVAKSVSKQIGGQAHQITSKLDFYMKGIVGGAEACLFEELGLYYIGPVDGHNVEDLVYILKKVKAMPAPGPVLIHVITEKGKGYAPAEVAPDKMHGVVKFDPKSGKQLKSKSSTRSYTQYFADSLIAEAERDDRIVAIHAAMGGGTGLNLFQKRFPDRCFDVGIAEQHAVTFAAGLAAEGLKPFCAIYSSFLQRGYDQVAHDVDLQKLPVRFAIDRAGLVGADGPTHCGAFDTTFLACLPNMVVMAPSNENELMHMVATAAAIDDRPSCFRYPRGSGIGSILPPNNKGTPLEVGKGRVLKEGSRVAILGYGTIVQSCVAAAELLQVLGISVTVADARFCKPLDGDLIRRLAQEHEVLLTVEEGSIGGFCSHVSHYLGLNGLLDGNLKWRAMMLPDRYIDHGSQTGQIEEAGLSSKHIATTVLSLIGEPRDQSLHLLQI; from the exons ATGAGTTCTTCGGTCCTTGGAACCAGTTTTATTCCATGTTTCTGTCCTCAAGATGCGCATTCTTTTCCAATCTCGCAGAGTTTAAAGACTACTGGTCGTCTGCCCCGGGAACTGA agcTCAATAGAACGATAGTTGCTCAGGAAAACAATGCAAGTGATGATCTGGTGAACAGAGGTCAGATGACAAGGCATAACAGACTGGCCACAAAGTTCCTCAATTTCTCAGAAGAGAAGCCCTCCACTCCAATTCTTGACACCATAAACTACCCTATGCACATGAAAAATCTTTCCATTGAG GAACTTGAGGTTTTAGCCAATGAACTCCGAGAAGACATTGTTTATACAGTGTCAAAGACCGGAGGCCACCTAAGTTCAAGCCTGGGGGTGGCTGAATTGACAGTAGCACTTCATCATGTATTCAACAGTCctgaagataagattatatgGGATGTTGGGCATCAG GCCTACCCTCATAAGATTTTAACCGGCAGGAGATCCAGAATGCATACAATTAGGCAAACATGTGGGCTTGCTGGCTTCCCCAAGAGGGAAGAGAGTGTACACGATGCCTTTGGAGCAGGGCACAGTTCAACAAGCATTTCCGCTGGCTTGG GGATGGCAGTAGCCAGAGACTTGCTGGGGAAGAACAACCACGTGATTTCGGTAATAGGCGATGGGGCCATGACAGCCGGACAGGCATACGAGGCAATGAACAATGCGGGTTACCTTGACTCAAATCTTATCATCATTTTGAACGACAATGAACAAGTTTCCTTGCCAACTGCCACTGTGGACGGCCCTGCTTCTCCCGTTGGAGCTCTGAGTAGATCACTGACTAGGCTACAATCCAGTAGAAAGTTCCGCCAGTTGCGTGAAGTTGCGAAG AGCGTTTCAAAGCAAATTGGAGGGCAAGCGCACCAGATTACTTCTAAGCTTGATTTCTATATGAAAGGGATTGTGGGTGGTGCTGAGGCATGTTTGTTTGAAGAACTAGGACTATACTATATTGGTCCTGTAGATGGCCATAATGTGGAAGACCTTGTCTATATTTTGAAGAAGGTCAAGGCCATGCCAGCTCCAGGACCTGTTCTCATCCATGTTATCACTGAGAAAGGAAAAGGCTATGCTCCGGCTGAAGTAGCACCAGATAAAATGCATG GTGTCGTGAAATTTGACCCCAAGTCAGGAAAACAGCTGAAGTCCAAATCGAGTACTCGTTCATACACCCAATACTTTGCAGATTCATTGATTGCAGAAGCAGAAAGAGATGATAGGATTGTAGCCATTCATGCTGCTATGGGAGGGGGTACAGGACTTAATTTATTCCAGAAGCGATTTCCGGATAGATGTTTTGATGTTGGGATAGCTGAACAACATGCCGTTACCTTTGCTGCTGGCCTAGCTGCTGAAGGGCTTAAGCCATTTTGTGCAATCTATTCTTCTTTTCTACAAAGAGGATATGATCAG GTTGCTCATGATGTAGACCTACAAAAGCTTCCTGTGAGGTTTGCAATAGACAGGGCTGGCCTTGTCGGTGCAGATGGTCCAACCCATTGTGGGGCCTTTGACACAACTTTCTTGGCTTGCTTACCTAACATGGTGGTCATGGCTCCTTCAAATGAAAATGAACTCATGCACATGGTGGCCACAGCTGCCGCTATTGACGATCGGCCTAGCTGCTTTAGGTACCCTAGAGGAAGTGGCATTGGCTCGATTCTTCCACCAAATAACAAAGGGACACCCTTAGAG GTTGGTAAGGGAAGGGTGCTAAAGGAGGGAAGTAGGGTGGCTATTTTGGGTTATGGGACAATAGTACAAAGTTGTGTGGCAGCAGCAGAGCTGCTTCAAGTGCTTGGCATTTCAGTAACTGTGGCTGATGCACGATTCTGCAAGCCTCTTGATGGAGATTTGATCAGACGCCTAGCTCAGGAGCATGAGGTCCTCCTCACTGTTGAAGAAGGGTCTATCGGAGGATTTTGCTCTCACGTTTCACACTACTTGGGACTGAACGGATTGCTTGATGGAAACCTCAAg TGGAGGGCAATGATGCTTCCAGATAGATATATCGACCACGGTTCTCAAACCGGTCAGATCGAAGAAGCAGGGCTTAGTTCAAAGCATATCGCCACTACTGTATTGTCATTGATAGGTGAACCAAGGGATCAGAGCCTTCATCTTCTCCAGATATAG
- the LOC108998774 gene encoding probable 1-deoxy-D-xylulose-5-phosphate synthase 2, chloroplastic isoform X1 — translation MSSSVLGTSFIPCFCPQDAHSFPISQSLKTTGRLPRELIKLNRTIVAQENNASDDLVNRGQMTRHNRLATKFLNFSEEKPSTPILDTINYPMHMKNLSIEELEVLANELREDIVYTVSKTGGHLSSSLGVAELTVALHHVFNSPEDKIIWDVGHQAYPHKILTGRRSRMHTIRQTCGLAGFPKREESVHDAFGAGHSSTSISAGLGMAVARDLLGKNNHVISVIGDGAMTAGQAYEAMNNAGYLDSNLIIILNDNEQVSLPTATVDGPASPVGALSRSLTRLQSSRKFRQLREVAKSVSKQIGGQAHQITSKLDFYMKGIVGGAEACLFEELGLYYIGPVDGHNVEDLVYILKKVKAMPAPGPVLIHVITEKGKGYAPAEVAPDKMHGVVKFDPKSGKQLKSKSSTRSYTQYFADSLIAEAERDDRIVAIHAAMGGGTGLNLFQKRFPDRCFDVGIAEQHAVTFAAGLAAEGLKPFCAIYSSFLQRGYDQVAHDVDLQKLPVRFAIDRAGLVGADGPTHCGAFDTTFLACLPNMVVMAPSNENELMHMVATAAAIDDRPSCFRYPRGSGIGSILPPNNKGTPLEVGKGRVLKEGSRVAILGYGTIVQSCVAAAELLQVLGISVTVADARFCKPLDGDLIRRLAQEHEVLLTVEEGSIGGFCSHVSHYLGLNGLLDGNLKWRAMMLPDRYIDHGSQTGQIEEAGLSSKHIATTVLSLIGEPRDQSLHLLQI, via the exons ATGAGTTCTTCGGTCCTTGGAACCAGTTTTATTCCATGTTTCTGTCCTCAAGATGCGCATTCTTTTCCAATCTCGCAGAGTTTAAAGACTACTGGTCGTCTGCCCCGGGAACTGATCAag cTCAATAGAACGATAGTTGCTCAGGAAAACAATGCAAGTGATGATCTGGTGAACAGAGGTCAGATGACAAGGCATAACAGACTGGCCACAAAGTTCCTCAATTTCTCAGAAGAGAAGCCCTCCACTCCAATTCTTGACACCATAAACTACCCTATGCACATGAAAAATCTTTCCATTGAG GAACTTGAGGTTTTAGCCAATGAACTCCGAGAAGACATTGTTTATACAGTGTCAAAGACCGGAGGCCACCTAAGTTCAAGCCTGGGGGTGGCTGAATTGACAGTAGCACTTCATCATGTATTCAACAGTCctgaagataagattatatgGGATGTTGGGCATCAG GCCTACCCTCATAAGATTTTAACCGGCAGGAGATCCAGAATGCATACAATTAGGCAAACATGTGGGCTTGCTGGCTTCCCCAAGAGGGAAGAGAGTGTACACGATGCCTTTGGAGCAGGGCACAGTTCAACAAGCATTTCCGCTGGCTTGG GGATGGCAGTAGCCAGAGACTTGCTGGGGAAGAACAACCACGTGATTTCGGTAATAGGCGATGGGGCCATGACAGCCGGACAGGCATACGAGGCAATGAACAATGCGGGTTACCTTGACTCAAATCTTATCATCATTTTGAACGACAATGAACAAGTTTCCTTGCCAACTGCCACTGTGGACGGCCCTGCTTCTCCCGTTGGAGCTCTGAGTAGATCACTGACTAGGCTACAATCCAGTAGAAAGTTCCGCCAGTTGCGTGAAGTTGCGAAG AGCGTTTCAAAGCAAATTGGAGGGCAAGCGCACCAGATTACTTCTAAGCTTGATTTCTATATGAAAGGGATTGTGGGTGGTGCTGAGGCATGTTTGTTTGAAGAACTAGGACTATACTATATTGGTCCTGTAGATGGCCATAATGTGGAAGACCTTGTCTATATTTTGAAGAAGGTCAAGGCCATGCCAGCTCCAGGACCTGTTCTCATCCATGTTATCACTGAGAAAGGAAAAGGCTATGCTCCGGCTGAAGTAGCACCAGATAAAATGCATG GTGTCGTGAAATTTGACCCCAAGTCAGGAAAACAGCTGAAGTCCAAATCGAGTACTCGTTCATACACCCAATACTTTGCAGATTCATTGATTGCAGAAGCAGAAAGAGATGATAGGATTGTAGCCATTCATGCTGCTATGGGAGGGGGTACAGGACTTAATTTATTCCAGAAGCGATTTCCGGATAGATGTTTTGATGTTGGGATAGCTGAACAACATGCCGTTACCTTTGCTGCTGGCCTAGCTGCTGAAGGGCTTAAGCCATTTTGTGCAATCTATTCTTCTTTTCTACAAAGAGGATATGATCAG GTTGCTCATGATGTAGACCTACAAAAGCTTCCTGTGAGGTTTGCAATAGACAGGGCTGGCCTTGTCGGTGCAGATGGTCCAACCCATTGTGGGGCCTTTGACACAACTTTCTTGGCTTGCTTACCTAACATGGTGGTCATGGCTCCTTCAAATGAAAATGAACTCATGCACATGGTGGCCACAGCTGCCGCTATTGACGATCGGCCTAGCTGCTTTAGGTACCCTAGAGGAAGTGGCATTGGCTCGATTCTTCCACCAAATAACAAAGGGACACCCTTAGAG GTTGGTAAGGGAAGGGTGCTAAAGGAGGGAAGTAGGGTGGCTATTTTGGGTTATGGGACAATAGTACAAAGTTGTGTGGCAGCAGCAGAGCTGCTTCAAGTGCTTGGCATTTCAGTAACTGTGGCTGATGCACGATTCTGCAAGCCTCTTGATGGAGATTTGATCAGACGCCTAGCTCAGGAGCATGAGGTCCTCCTCACTGTTGAAGAAGGGTCTATCGGAGGATTTTGCTCTCACGTTTCACACTACTTGGGACTGAACGGATTGCTTGATGGAAACCTCAAg TGGAGGGCAATGATGCTTCCAGATAGATATATCGACCACGGTTCTCAAACCGGTCAGATCGAAGAAGCAGGGCTTAGTTCAAAGCATATCGCCACTACTGTATTGTCATTGATAGGTGAACCAAGGGATCAGAGCCTTCATCTTCTCCAGATATAG